Below is a window of Candidatus Obscuribacter sp. DNA.
GATCTATGATGGAGGTAAGTCGCCGGATCTATTTCTACGGCTCGGTTTAGATCAATTAGACTTTTATGGCTGTCTCCGCGTCGTTGATAGAATCTAGCTCGATCAATTAGTGCCCTTGAGCACGACTCAGGATTTTCGACAGCAGCATTAAAATCTTGTTCTGCGAGTTTGTAGTCTTTCATCGCTTCGTGGCATCGCGCGCGGTAGCACAGCCATAAGCTAGGTCTTTCCAAAACTGCAATATTCCAGTACTTTATTGCTTTGTCTAATTGTGATTGACGCTGGTAAAAGCCAGCCGTTTCAAAAGCCGAGTCTGCACGTAAGTAATCTAATTCCGCGCCCTTGTAATCGCCTATTATCTCATAATATGCAGCCCGGAGGCCGTAGTCTGAATCGCTGAATTCTTTTGTGAGAACGCGATTTGCTGCAGCCAAATTGCCGGTCCGGACATACAAATCCAACATAACAGAGAGATGGCCACCATACTGCGCCTCATCTTCAAAGCATTTAGTAGCCTGCAGAATCTTTCCCGCCGCAAGCCAGCACCGTCCTTTGTATTTAGACTCTAACGAAGTGTTGTGAAGCCGAGCTTCTTGACCGCTCTCGTCAATAGCATTTGCAGCTGACTCAAAAAATGCTAGAGAGAATGTGGTTAGGATGAGCAGGGCAATAATTTCTGGGGAACTGAATCGCTTCATCTTAGTTTTTGTTGAGTCTCATGCTGTGTTTCTATGTATTTTGTCATAGTCCGACTCAAATCGAGTGTTGTACCGGACAGCGTATTTCACTGAATAATTGTGAGCCCTCTTTCAAATCGTTCTTTAGGTTTCCCGGTCTAACGAATAAAGGTCACAGATAGCATTTTAAATCAATCAATTAGAAACTATCTTCTGGCGCTACATCTGTGATGATACCGATTAGAGTGTTTCCATGGTAGAGCTTCATCTCTTCAGTCATGATTGCTACTTCACATTGGCTGGAGGTACCTAAACCAGGTGTGGAGCTGGGACATCACCAAAGTTCGAGGTCCTGAGAAATTAGTCTATTTCCACTTGTATGTCATTATCGATATTTACAGCCGTTATGTAGTTGGCTGGCTCGTTGCAGATAGAGAGTCTGGCGCATTAGCTGAAGCCCTAATTCAAGAGTGCTGTAATAGACAAAAGATAGAGCACAATCAGCTCATCATTCACTCTGATCGTGGTGCCGCTATGAAATCGAAGCCAGTTAGTGATCTATTGGAAGTGCTTCAGGTAACGAAGTCACTGAGCCGTCCACGAGTTAGCAATGACAATCCGTATTCAGAGTCTCAGTTTAAAACGCTCAAGTATCATCCAGCTTTTCCTGATAGATTTGGATGCCTAGAGGATTCAAGAATTTTCTGTCAGAGCTTCTTTCGCTGGTATAACAATGTGCACTACCACAGCTCTTTAGCCTTGTTGACTCCATCTACAATTCACAACCAGCAGTCAGCAGTCATTTTGGAGCAACGAGCAAACGTCCTCCAGAATGCTCATGCTCTTAATCCAGAGCGTTTCGTCAAAGGAATTGAAGCATGGTCTCGACAAAAAAGCCATTCAACTCTCAATTCCAGAGCTCTCAATCAATGCGCACGAAAATCTACGCGGCGCAAATTACTTTACTTCCACTCAGGAGTATCCTTCATGCTGATTCAACTAACACTAGATAAACTTCCGAAGCTGCACCTCACCGGAATGGCTCGGGCTCTAGAACAGCAGCAGATCGATCCAAACATTCACAGCCTGTCTTTCGAAGATCGAATTGGTCTGATCGTCGATGCAGAGGAGGCTAGCAGAGCTACCGTTATTGCTTGCTCAATTGCCACCGGCGCACATAAAGATTATTGGTTCTATTCTGAATAGAAGTTCCTTTCACGCCTGTAGACTCACTTTTTCCTCCTACGCAAACTAATTTCTAGTGCTGTTTAAAGCAGGGAAGATGTCATGGTTGGATTTTACGTGAGGCAGATTACGAACTAAAGTAAGGACTTTGATGAGTCAATGCGCTCACCAATTCGTTGTGGGGGGCAGGTCAGTAGGGACGGTTTTTCACCATCCTCTACCGGCAATCTGCCACGCCGCCCAAAAACAGGATCTCGCCACTTATCCTGCGCCTTAACGTCCTTTTGAGCCAGTGAAAGCGCTTTGCTGGAGGTTGATTTTCGTCCAGAGATAATGATACAAACGCTGCATCAAAATTTGTAGCTTCATCATCTACTTTCCACATAGACATAATGACGGTTTCGGCTCCGGCGCTGATCAAGGCCGATCGCAGTCCCAGGGCGCCCTGATTAGAAACCTGTTTTCCTAAGCCGGTGTCACAGGCCGATAGAGTGACAAGTTTGCATTTACTCAAGTCGATTGAAACAATTTCTTCAGCTGACAAGTGACTCGCTTTATTGTCGTTTTGTGCTCTGGCGAGAAGTAGCCCTGAGTTCATTAGGGGGCTGCGGCTTGAAGATATCGTGTCCGCTCCCGCCGCGCTTCGCAAAGTACTAACGAGCTGCTTTTGCGGAGCTAGAACGGTCTCATCGTCAAAAAAACCGTGTGTGGCAAAGTGAGCAAATGCAGCGTTCGCCAAGTTGCTTCGCACTTTCGCCTTCGAAGCATTTAGTTTAGTAAGCTGGGTCGGTTGCAAATTGTTTTCCCTGGCTATTTTTTCAATCTCGTTGATTTCAATTCCGGTTTCGTCCAGTTGCGGAGCGTCGCCAAAACTGACGTCACCAACCAACAGCAATTGTCCTTGGATTTTACTTTCCTTGGATGAGTCTGCGCGGTCCTTGATCAATATTAACTCTCTTGGACTATCTACAATACTGATATTTGCTTGTGTCTTTGCCTCTGTAGCTATCACGTCCCATGGCAGGGTTGCCAGCTTACCAATAGGTGAAATAAATAGATTGACACTGTTGGCGCCGAGTTTTTGCCTTATTGGTGCCCATATCTGGTCAGCCATTTGTTGTAATGCTTTGGCTGAAATTACTGTCGACTGATTTTCTATTTCTTTGCCAGAATCCATGCCAAAAGCGCGTTTGGAAGCGATGATTTGCTGATTGGATTTCTTGGCGGATTTCTGTTGGATGCCTTTGACCCAGTCGCGCGCCAGTTTGTCCACACTTTCCACTGAGCCAATCTCAGCAAACTGAGGAACACCAACAGGACCATAGATAATTGCCCCGTACCAGTTTTCCTCTTTCTCAAAATTCTTGTAGCGGACGAGCGAGACATACGATTCGTCTGCTTTTAACCGAGTGCAAAAAGCCGTGGCGCTTAGAGTTTCTACAGGATCAGAAATTTTGTTGCCGCGCAGTTCAGCATTTAGAGAGCGCTCGATTTGCTCTTTTTGTTTTTCAAGGCGATAGACAGCTTCTCTGTTTTTTTCACCATGTAGTTGAGATACCAGCTCTTCGCGAATCCCCGATAGCTGAGTTAGTTTCTCTTGTTTACCAGCAAGGTCTTTTACTGCGCCTGTTGTTAAAATGGCAGATTGCTGGCGCAAAGATTCAACAAGCAAACCATTCCAATAGTTGGTAAAGCGGGCGATTTTTCCAATTTCTTCCGGGCTATTGCAGTAGGTATGGAGCAACTCCGCCTGTCTGTCAAAAATGGAAATAAATGCACATTGTTCTGCAAAGCTGAGGTAAGGCAATGAATTCCTGGCAATCTGGTCTAAGTCCAGGGAAGCCTTTAGGATTGTTTTGGTGGCACCAGACAGATCTTTAAGGCGGTATGACGCCTCTGCTTGTAGATTTCGTAGCTCAATCGAGCGAAGTCGGAACGCTAGAGTTTGATCGTCTTTCAATAAATCGCTAGCCGATTTCAGCACATACAATGCTTTGGAATAGTCGCCATCAGACATATGAAACTTAGATTGCGCTTCAAGGATGCGTGTCTGCAGCACTAAAAATGCCGGATCTTTAATTCTATCCTCCTTGCTGGCTACGTAAAATGTCTGATTCTTTGAGTCTACCTGTGCGCCTATTTCCTCTAAAGCTTTGCGCAAATAGCTCTTGCTTTTTTCAACGTCGCCGTGGATGGCGGCAAGTTGCGATGATTGATAAGTCAGGGCGGCTCTATCCTCTGTGTTTGATTGCTTTTCTGCGAGCAACAATGCAGACGCTTGATAGTTGTCCGCACCAAGTAAGTCGTTTGTGGCAAGACTCAATGCCGTTTTCACTTGATAAAGTCGTATGGTGTTAGCAGCGCCAAGGATATTTTTTGATTCATCGTCCTTTAACGGGGCAATAAGAGAGGCTGCTTCTTCAAGATCTCCTCGCAATATCGCTATTTCTGCCAGCGTTAGAGCGCTCTCTTTTTCAGCTTTTTTGTCTCCTTTGCTTTGGGCCATACTGATGGACGCGTTCAGCGCCTCTCTAGCTGCGCTCAGATTGCCTTGATGCAGATATGTGTCGGCAATTTCTGAAAGGAGGGTTACTTTGCCGGCGTCAGCAAAATTTACACCTTCAAAAAGCTCACGGTTCACTATTCGCACTTTATTCTCTGCATTCTGGATTGATTTCACTGTGGACTTGCACGCCATTGCACATTCCAGGAGTTCGTGTGCGGCAAGTGCGCGTGTGTCGCACAAAAGTCCAGAATTAGCCGGAGGTCTCTTCAAATATGCTTGGAAGTATTCATAGGCACTTTCACTTAGTTCATACCAATCGGTCCGGTGGCAAAATTGTGCCATGTCGCCAATTGTCTGTATTAGGCAGTGTTGTTCGATAAAGTTACCGGAACCATAGAGTGACTTGGACTGTTTGATAATTGCCTCATAGCTTTTGAGGTTGTCAGGTATCGCCGTAAAATCCAGACGTCTCACATAGGTCTCTAGAAGTTCTGTTAATAGGAGGCTTTCTGCTTGGTTTTTAAACTGAGTTTTCCAATTTGTAAAAGAGATTTCGAGTTTAGGCTTGGCCGCTTCACTCAGACTTTCCATTTGCGGATAGCTCGAGGCAATGTCATAGAGTGATTTGATAAGCTCGCTCTTTTCGCAAAATTGTTTTAGCGTGGATTTGGCCGCGACATAGACGGTGTCTTTCTCGAGGTTTCTATTAGTGGAGTGCTCGATGCTATCGGCCAAGGAAGTGATTGCTGACTTTTCCTGATCTCCAAACTTATTCTCGGCTATACATTTCCGCAGCAAAGCAGAGCAAAACCCGCGATGTACCTGTGCCGTTTGCCAGGCTTGTTGCTGGGCGAAGCTGATCGGTGTAGAGTTGAAACGGCGTAAAAATCCTCCAAGGAGCATTGAGCGGTTGTGTCCGATTCCCTTTTTGTCGTCTTCGTTTAGCACTGCAAATTGCCTTGATAATTCTGCGAAATCTCTTTGCTTAAATAAGAACGGAATCAAATGATCTTCAGTTATTACGTCAAATATAAATTGATTATTTGAGTTGACTTGTTCTTGAGCATCGAGGTAGGTGGCTTTGGCAATTGGATAGTTTCCTTGCTTTTCGGCGATTTCGCCGAGCATTGCGTAGTGCTCTGCGATGACAGATATGAGTCCGCGTCGGTCGTCTTCAGGTGCGCGTTTTAGTTTGAGTTTTCTGGACTCGATCGAATCTTGCAGGTGAAGTTTTGCTTTATCAAACTGTCCTAACAGCATCTCTATTCGAGCGAGATTTTCATTGACAATTATGCGTGTTTGGGCATATCTAGGTAACACTCGATTCCAAACTTCGCCAGCTTTTTTGTAATATTTAGCAGCTTCTTCAAGTTTCATATTCTGACGTAGTATTTCTGCTGGATCATAAGCAGCAAAAGCCTGGACATCTTGGCGTCGAGGGGTTGAGCTACATGCGAAGTTATAAGCTTCCTTATAGGTCTCCTCACTTCGCAGAAGCG
It encodes the following:
- a CDS encoding tetratricopeptide repeat protein codes for the protein MKRFSSPEIIALLILTTFSLAFFESAANAIDESGQEARLHNTSLESKYKGRCWLAAGKILQATKCFEDEAQYGGHLSVMLDLYVRTGNLAAANRVLTKEFSDSDYGLRAAYYEIIGDYKGAELDYLRADSAFETAGFYQRQSQLDKAIKYWNIAVLERPSLWLCYRARCHEAMKDYKLAEQDFNAAVENPESCSRALIDRARFYQRRGDSHKSLIDLNRAVEIDPATYLHHRSRYYEDTGNLVAAQEDLVQAVQKSESDYERNLSALELAYFLYRQGKLDEALRELESIKVEKSDESLCRILTLKGCILKRQGKLSESRKNLEAVLRYTPDQTPEYLELSIALIELNRSGDVLNMMKGYLRPGCHLSSENALLAGIALAKCGNKRRSKEVMSKAHNAILNPSLEFERSTDAPDYMPASLLELKSLSKLTTNVN
- a CDS encoding DDE-type integrase/transposase/recombinase, which produces MWSWDITKVRGPEKLVYFHLYVIIDIYSRYVVGWLVADRESGALAEALIQECCNRQKIEHNQLIIHSDRGAAMKSKPVSDLLEVLQVTKSLSRPRVSNDNPYSESQFKTLKYHPAFPDRFGCLEDSRIFCQSFFRWYNNVHYHSSLALLTPSTIHNQQSAVILEQRANVLQNAHALNPERFVKGIEAWSRQKSHSTLNSRALNQCARKSTRRKLLYFHSGVSFMLIQLTLDKLPKLHLTGMARALEQQQIDPNIHSLSFEDRIGLIVDAEEASRATVIACSIATGAHKDYWFYSE
- a CDS encoding CHAT domain-containing protein, which gives rise to MDSVPTAADSSNGLQNRFWSTVASGLLQPPPEGMKAIEAFEQNYKSAANYSLDIKLYVAQWKAYLYGQLKDENGEESALKQAVEDTKPTKDLKPEPYVMSGINLARFYENPDRAKAEAICLELESLLKEKDLYLNLMDCIKINSKTNKTIWDSVYKEDAKLKLTSDKPSWKNLNLRFALLAASFGKYKYAEQILTRYSFTDESKNDETKILSKLLSAKSSLFFYAAADNTISKELESDPYLRGILELKCALLGLENPSTLTLDSSQPNLIKAYSLLRQSKVVDKQALKEIGKLVALRAMDELNVELESISFKKRTDLREVLCLIHEASKDEPFKEKELVCQAYAKLLEKEGEYGKAAQIISSLYDQKDLRKSKILMLDAEGKAKTAPQLAREISDEAIKLAEKGKGEHLDYFEHLRRRAKLIVDFRIDRAEEAEVLLLQAISGLTNVAASSKRDNLLLASRSQLAGLYHVYKPITQANPLLRSEETYKEAYNFACSSTPRRQDVQAFAAYDPAEILRQNMKLEEAAKYYKKAGEVWNRVLPRYAQTRIIVNENLARIEMLLGQFDKAKLHLQDSIESRKLKLKRAPEDDRRGLISVIAEHYAMLGEIAEKQGNYPIAKATYLDAQEQVNSNNQFIFDVITEDHLIPFLFKQRDFAELSRQFAVLNEDDKKGIGHNRSMLLGGFLRRFNSTPISFAQQQAWQTAQVHRGFCSALLRKCIAENKFGDQEKSAITSLADSIEHSTNRNLEKDTVYVAAKSTLKQFCEKSELIKSLYDIASSYPQMESLSEAAKPKLEISFTNWKTQFKNQAESLLLTELLETYVRRLDFTAIPDNLKSYEAIIKQSKSLYGSGNFIEQHCLIQTIGDMAQFCHRTDWYELSESAYEYFQAYLKRPPANSGLLCDTRALAAHELLECAMACKSTVKSIQNAENKVRIVNRELFEGVNFADAGKVTLLSEIADTYLHQGNLSAAREALNASISMAQSKGDKKAEKESALTLAEIAILRGDLEEAASLIAPLKDDESKNILGAANTIRLYQVKTALSLATNDLLGADNYQASALLLAEKQSNTEDRAALTYQSSQLAAIHGDVEKSKSYLRKALEEIGAQVDSKNQTFYVASKEDRIKDPAFLVLQTRILEAQSKFHMSDGDYSKALYVLKSASDLLKDDQTLAFRLRSIELRNLQAEASYRLKDLSGATKTILKASLDLDQIARNSLPYLSFAEQCAFISIFDRQAELLHTYCNSPEEIGKIARFTNYWNGLLVESLRQQSAILTTGAVKDLAGKQEKLTQLSGIREELVSQLHGEKNREAVYRLEKQKEQIERSLNAELRGNKISDPVETLSATAFCTRLKADESYVSLVRYKNFEKEENWYGAIIYGPVGVPQFAEIGSVESVDKLARDWVKGIQQKSAKKSNQQIIASKRAFGMDSGKEIENQSTVISAKALQQMADQIWAPIRQKLGANSVNLFISPIGKLATLPWDVIATEAKTQANISIVDSPRELILIKDRADSSKESKIQGQLLLVGDVSFGDAPQLDETGIEINEIEKIARENNLQPTQLTKLNASKAKVRSNLANAAFAHFATHGFFDDETVLAPQKQLVSTLRSAAGADTISSSRSPLMNSGLLLARAQNDNKASHLSAEEIVSIDLSKCKLVTLSACDTGLGKQVSNQGALGLRSALISAGAETVIMSMWKVDDEATNFDAAFVSLSLDENQPPAKRFHWLKRTLRRRISGEILFLGGVADCR